In one window of Erythrolamprus reginae isolate rEryReg1 chromosome 1, rEryReg1.hap1, whole genome shotgun sequence DNA:
- the SPATA22 gene encoding spermatogenesis-associated protein 22 translates to MKRNFADGSLMRSTAGCLPVPLFNQKKRTKQPLTSNPLKNEPSSNNSADNFNFSALLADFGWETEKPEPVQLLNTAGTSPSELASPSALSRQQHTSKLTLPHAGSNLNNRRQEESTNVWKREDFPAFGRRTESKKLSELDDHPSHWMKPGAMYQKSAGLPQASQRSRREEAEDWDPALSQWSAVPTARMRNLQTQEPSYTFKHSPGPQNTHKEKADHLQSNKTIQKKPAVYSKAKEKENSLRILSAVIESMKHWSQYSSKTPLLFEILGVLDSAVTPGQFGSKTFLLRDGKETVTCVFYEIDRELPRLIRGRVHRCMGNYDAKHKVFKCVSVRPATAAEQQTFQGFVKAADVEMCRFVKTSNEI, encoded by the exons ATGAAGAGGAATTTTGCTGACGGTTCTTTGATGCGTAGTACAGCAG GCTGTCTTCCAGTCCCGCTCTTCAATCAGAAAAAAAGGACCAAACAACCTCTCACATCAAATCCACTTAAAAATGAGCCAAGCAGTAACAATTCAGCGGATAATTTCAATTTCTCAGCCTTGCTTGCAG ATTTCGGATGGGAAACTGAGAAGCCAGAACCAGTCCAACTGCTGAACACAGCAGGCACCAG CCCATCAGAGCTTGCTAGTCCGTCTGCTTTGTCAAGGCAACAACACACATCAAAGCTGACATTGCCTCATGCAGGAAGCAACTTGAATAACCGGAG GCAGGAGGAAAGCACTAACGTTTGGAAAAGAGAGGACTTCCCAGCTTTCGGCCGCAGAACAGAGAGCAAAAAGCTTTCAGAACTGGATGACCACCCCAGTCATTGGATGAAGCCAGGAGCCATGTATCAGAAGTCAGCTGGCCTGCCCCAGGCATCGCAGAGAAGCAGAAGAGAAGAGGCAGAAGATTGGGATCCGGCTCTTTCCCAGTGGTCTGCAGTTCCAACAGCCAGGATGAGAAATCTGCAGACTCAGGAGCCCTCCTACACGTTTAAACACAGCCCTGGCCCACAAAACACCCACAAGGAAAAAGCTGACCATTTGCAAAGCAACAAAACAATCCAG AAAAAGCCAGCGGTCTACTCTAAAGCGAAGGAAAAAGAGAATTCTCTCCGAATTTTATCTGCTGTCATTGAAAGCATGAAGCACTGGAGTCAATATTCTAGTAAAACTCCACTGTTATTTGAGATACTGG gtgtTCTGGACTCTGCCGTTACCCCAGGACAATTTGGGTCAAAAACTTTCCTTTTGAGAGATGGAAAAGAAACTGTGACATGCGTATTTTACGAGATT GATCGCGAGCTACCGAGATTAATCAGAGGGCGTGTCCACAGATGCATGGGGAATTACGATGCCAAACACAAGGTGTTCAAGTGTGTTTCCGTGAGGCCAGCAACAGCGGCTGAACAGCAAACTTTCCAGGGTTTTGTTAAGGCCGCTGATGTGGAGATGTGCCGATTTGTAAAAACAAGCAACGAAATTTAA